The Lysobacter gummosus genome includes a region encoding these proteins:
- a CDS encoding adenosylcobalamin-dependent ribonucleoside-diphosphate reductase translates to MSTVRLEAVKNPAAEQEIALQPASQDIWDKKYRLKTKSGEAVDADIDGTYLRVARALADAEPNAEKQQYWYERFAWALRRGAIPAGRITSNAGALEHKPATSTINCTVSGTIEDSMDGILEKVHEAGLTLKAGCGIGYEFSTLRPRGAFVAGAGAYTSGPMSFMDIYDKMCFTVSSAGGRRGAQMGTFDVSHPDVKDFIRAKREDGRLRQFNLSLLITDGFMDAVKVDADWPLVFPVNIKERGDVDLDNAEQVVWRDWPTTRNYISREDGLVACKIYGHIRARHLWDMIMVSTYDYAEPGFILIDRVNEMNNNWWCETIRATNPCGEQPLPPYGACLLGSVNLTKFVRNAFTDRAEFDWEEYKEVVRVFTRMLDNVVEVNGLPLQQQRDEIMRKRRHGMGFLGLGSTVTMLKMKYGSTESCEFTERIAREMAVAGWEMGLALAKEKGAAPIMEERFEVTAEMLRKRPEMKADGWKIGQEIPGKVLHAKYSRYMQRVAEVAPELVEELADIGSRFTHHSSIAPTGTISLSLANNASNGIEPSFAHHYSRNVIREGKKSKEKVDVYSFELLAYRELINARAMPFSEEADSRLPDYFISADDISPKEHVDVQAAAQKWVDSSISKTANVPTDYPYEDFKDIYRYAHEQGLKGCTTFRFNPAAFQGVLVKEADLENTTYRFELEDGSVLEVKGNEQIEYDGEMHTAANLFDALKEGYYGKF, encoded by the coding sequence ATGAGCACCGTGCGCCTCGAGGCGGTCAAGAATCCGGCGGCAGAGCAAGAGATCGCCCTGCAGCCCGCGTCCCAGGACATCTGGGACAAGAAGTACCGCCTCAAGACCAAGAGCGGCGAAGCGGTAGACGCCGATATCGACGGCACCTATCTGCGAGTCGCCCGCGCTCTGGCCGACGCCGAGCCCAACGCCGAGAAGCAGCAGTACTGGTACGAGCGCTTCGCCTGGGCCCTGCGCCGCGGCGCGATCCCGGCCGGGCGCATCACCTCCAACGCAGGCGCCCTGGAACACAAGCCGGCGACCTCGACGATCAACTGCACCGTCTCGGGCACCATCGAAGACTCGATGGACGGCATCCTGGAGAAGGTCCACGAAGCCGGCCTCACCCTCAAGGCAGGTTGCGGCATCGGTTACGAATTCAGCACCCTGCGGCCGCGCGGCGCCTTCGTCGCCGGCGCCGGGGCGTACACGTCCGGCCCGATGTCCTTCATGGATATCTACGACAAGATGTGCTTCACCGTGTCCTCCGCCGGCGGCCGCCGCGGCGCCCAGATGGGCACCTTCGACGTCAGCCACCCCGACGTGAAGGACTTCATCCGCGCCAAGCGCGAAGACGGCCGCCTGCGCCAGTTCAACCTGTCGCTGCTGATCACCGACGGCTTCATGGACGCGGTGAAAGTGGACGCCGACTGGCCGCTGGTGTTCCCGGTCAACATCAAGGAACGCGGCGACGTCGATCTGGACAACGCCGAGCAAGTGGTCTGGCGCGACTGGCCGACCACGCGCAATTACATTTCGCGCGAAGACGGCCTGGTCGCCTGCAAGATCTACGGCCACATCCGTGCCCGGCACCTGTGGGACATGATCATGGTCTCGACGTACGACTACGCCGAGCCCGGATTCATCCTGATCGATCGCGTCAACGAGATGAACAACAACTGGTGGTGCGAGACCATCCGCGCCACCAACCCCTGCGGCGAACAACCGCTGCCGCCCTACGGCGCCTGCCTGCTGGGTTCGGTCAACCTGACCAAGTTCGTGCGCAACGCCTTCACCGACCGGGCCGAGTTCGACTGGGAGGAATACAAGGAAGTCGTGCGCGTGTTCACCCGCATGCTCGACAACGTGGTCGAAGTGAACGGCCTGCCGCTGCAGCAGCAGCGCGACGAGATCATGCGCAAGCGTCGCCACGGCATGGGCTTCCTCGGCCTGGGCAGCACCGTGACCATGCTCAAGATGAAGTACGGTTCGACCGAGTCGTGCGAGTTCACCGAGCGCATCGCCCGCGAAATGGCCGTGGCCGGCTGGGAAATGGGCCTGGCGCTGGCCAAGGAGAAGGGCGCCGCCCCGATCATGGAAGAGCGCTTCGAGGTTACCGCCGAGATGCTGCGCAAGCGTCCGGAGATGAAGGCCGATGGCTGGAAGATCGGCCAGGAGATTCCGGGCAAGGTCCTGCACGCCAAGTACTCGCGCTACATGCAGCGAGTGGCCGAAGTGGCGCCGGAACTGGTCGAGGAACTGGCCGACATCGGCAGCCGCTTCACCCACCACAGCTCGATCGCGCCGACCGGCACCATCTCGCTGTCGCTGGCCAACAACGCCTCCAACGGCATCGAGCCGTCCTTCGCCCATCACTACAGCCGCAACGTGATCCGCGAAGGCAAGAAGTCCAAGGAAAAGGTCGACGTCTATTCCTTCGAGCTGCTGGCCTACCGCGAGCTGATCAACGCCCGCGCCATGCCGTTCAGCGAAGAGGCCGACTCCAGGCTGCCCGACTACTTCATTTCCGCCGACGATATCAGCCCGAAAGAGCACGTCGATGTCCAGGCCGCCGCGCAGAAATGGGTAGACAGCTCGATTTCCAAGACCGCGAACGTCCCCACGGACTATCCGTACGAGGACTTCAAGGACATCTACCGCTACGCCCACGAGCAAGGCCTGAAGGGTTGCACCACCTTCCGTTTCAACCCGGCCGCCTTCCAGGGCGTGCTGGTCAAGGAAGCGGACCTGGAGAACACCACCTACCGTTTCGAGCTCGAAGACGGCAGCGTGCTCGAGGTCAAGGGCAACGAACAGATCGAATACGACGGCGAGATGCACACCGCCGCGAACCTGTTCGACGCCCTGAAAGAAGGCTATTACGGCAAGTTCTGA
- a CDS encoding Do family serine endopeptidase: MRPLPTLMTLALAAAFGGFAATAIRDGLQAPAQASPAASALLPVPTTAALPASVSGQALPSLAPMLQKVTPAVVSVHTKQTVRIRNPFANDPIFRRMFPNIPQERINESLGSGVIIDAKNGYVLTNHHVIEGADEVSVTLADGRTVKADFIGSDPDTDVALMRIPAQNLSAIALADSDGLKVGDFVVAVGNPFGIGQTVTSGIVSAVGRSGLRGLGYQNFIQTDASINPGNSGGALVNLNGELIGINTASFNPQGSMAGNIGLGFAIPVNLARNIKDQLIANNGVVRRGTLGLEAQDVTPQLAAALKLGEARGALVSRVFAGSAAAAAGLKPGDVILGANGQRLDGRDALRNFEGLQSIGSKIALEVRRDGQPLQLNATLREQPKSIAGTELDPRLSGATFGELPERLRQSGFSGVVVESVARGSRAEANNLRKDDIVLAASSGEFDDLPGFRASFTRTPAQLILRIQRGNGGGNLQMQ, from the coding sequence ATGCGCCCCTTGCCGACCCTGATGACTCTTGCCCTGGCCGCTGCCTTCGGCGGCTTCGCCGCCACCGCGATCCGCGACGGATTGCAGGCCCCGGCCCAGGCCTCGCCGGCCGCCTCCGCCCTGCTGCCCGTCCCCACCACCGCCGCGTTGCCGGCCTCGGTGAGCGGACAGGCCCTGCCCTCGCTGGCGCCGATGCTGCAGAAGGTCACCCCGGCCGTGGTCAGCGTGCACACCAAGCAGACCGTGCGCATCCGCAATCCCTTCGCCAACGATCCGATCTTCCGCCGCATGTTTCCCAACATCCCGCAGGAACGGATCAACGAGTCGCTGGGCTCGGGCGTGATCATCGACGCCAAGAACGGCTACGTGCTGACCAATCACCATGTGATCGAAGGCGCGGACGAGGTCTCGGTGACCCTGGCCGACGGGCGCACGGTCAAGGCCGACTTCATCGGTTCGGACCCGGACACCGACGTGGCGCTGATGCGCATTCCGGCGCAGAACCTCAGCGCGATCGCCCTGGCCGATTCGGACGGGCTCAAGGTTGGCGATTTCGTGGTCGCGGTCGGCAATCCCTTCGGCATCGGCCAGACCGTGACCTCGGGCATCGTCTCGGCGGTGGGCCGCAGCGGCCTGCGCGGGCTGGGCTACCAGAACTTCATCCAGACCGACGCCTCGATCAATCCGGGCAATTCCGGCGGCGCGCTGGTCAATCTCAACGGCGAACTGATCGGTATCAACACCGCCAGCTTCAACCCGCAAGGCAGCATGGCCGGCAACATCGGCCTGGGCTTCGCCATTCCGGTCAATCTGGCGCGCAACATCAAGGACCAGCTGATCGCCAACAACGGCGTCGTGCGCCGCGGCACGCTGGGCCTGGAAGCGCAGGATGTGACGCCGCAACTCGCCGCCGCCCTCAAGCTGGGCGAAGCGCGCGGCGCGCTGGTCTCGCGCGTGTTCGCCGGCAGCGCCGCGGCGGCGGCGGGGCTCAAGCCGGGCGATGTGATCCTCGGCGCCAACGGCCAGCGTCTGGACGGGCGCGACGCGCTGCGCAATTTCGAAGGCCTGCAATCCATCGGCAGCAAGATCGCGCTGGAGGTGCGCCGCGACGGCCAGCCGCTGCAGCTCAACGCCACCTTGCGTGAACAGCCCAAGTCCATCGCCGGCACCGAGCTGGATCCGCGCCTGAGCGGCGCGACCTTCGGCGAATTGCCCGAACGCCTGCGCCAATCGGGTTTTTCCGGCGTGGTGGTGGAAAGCGTGGCCCGCGGCAGTCGAGCCGAGGCGAACAATTTGCGCAAGGACGACATCGTTCTTGCGGCCAGCAGCGGCGAATTCGACGATCTGCCCGGTTTCCGCGCGAGCTTCACGCGCACTCCGGCACAGTTGATCCTGCGCATCCAGCGCGGCAACGGCGGCGGCAACCTGCAGATGCAATAG
- a CDS encoding phage holin family protein, whose protein sequence is MSDTPPTDREADAAAHAGREPRQGPPPSIDDAFREISDAGREGLSAALDTGRALRGLLIADFALARSALGRALMWVSVAIIFGASSWLLLMAALIALLQGILGWSWLASMSAAAGLSLVVTAVGVWQALRYFEYTRLSATRRQLRRLGLGDEDDDDREIGSHKTEAR, encoded by the coding sequence GTGAGCGACACGCCGCCCACCGATCGCGAGGCGGACGCCGCCGCGCACGCCGGCCGCGAGCCCCGCCAGGGGCCGCCGCCGTCGATCGACGATGCCTTCCGCGAGATCAGCGACGCCGGGCGCGAAGGCCTTTCCGCCGCGCTCGACACCGGCCGCGCGTTGCGCGGCCTGCTGATCGCGGACTTCGCCCTGGCCCGCAGCGCTTTGGGCCGGGCCCTGATGTGGGTGAGCGTGGCGATCATCTTCGGCGCATCGTCCTGGCTGTTGCTGATGGCGGCGCTGATCGCGCTGCTGCAGGGCATCCTGGGCTGGTCGTGGCTGGCGTCGATGTCGGCCGCGGCCGGGCTGAGCCTGGTGGTGACCGCCGTCGGCGTGTGGCAGGCGCTGCGTTATTTCGAATACACCCGCTTGTCGGCGACGCGGCGGCAACTGCGCCGGCTGGGCCTGGGCGACGAGGACGACGACGATCGCGAGATCGGATCGCACAAGACGGAGGCGCGATGA
- a CDS encoding AI-2E family transporter, protein MHDPAALNPSTPPPPDAAAPASPPERITPRPGSPETDAAAPGDDSAQTTAPITPPRPPGPVSLVVLAALAVGYTLWAAQELILPILLAAFFALVGNPILRLLGKLRLPRVLAALIVLVGGLAIAGTLTLQLAEPASEWVRQVPRELKQVGPKLRQMTKPLQDANRAAQNFARAAGGESTAKPVQVVKTELNDPYRSLTATPRYVAQVLAVVLLTFFFMVFGESLQRNAIALLPNQQKKKLTIDILHSIEREISRYVLTISLINSGLGLALACALYALGVPLQESLLWGTMAAILNFAPFVGPLIGMAVMLLMGFVAFDDPGASLLPAGLYLLLHTIESQVVTPIVLGRRMRLSPLVLMLALMFFGWLWGIVGLLLAVPLLVCVKLLLARIEGMEGWSKLME, encoded by the coding sequence ATGCACGATCCCGCCGCCTTGAATCCGTCCACGCCGCCACCGCCCGACGCCGCCGCTCCCGCCTCGCCGCCCGAGCGGATCACGCCGCGGCCGGGCTCGCCGGAAACGGACGCCGCCGCTCCCGGCGACGACTCCGCGCAAACCACCGCTCCCATCACTCCGCCGCGCCCGCCCGGCCCGGTCTCGCTCGTGGTCCTGGCCGCGCTCGCCGTCGGCTACACCCTGTGGGCCGCGCAGGAACTGATCCTGCCGATCCTGCTCGCGGCGTTCTTCGCCCTGGTCGGCAATCCGATCCTGCGCCTGCTCGGCAAGCTGCGCCTGCCGCGGGTACTGGCGGCGCTGATCGTGCTGGTCGGCGGACTGGCCATCGCCGGCACGCTGACCCTGCAACTGGCCGAGCCGGCCAGCGAGTGGGTGCGGCAGGTGCCGCGCGAACTCAAGCAGGTCGGGCCGAAGCTGCGGCAGATGACCAAGCCGCTGCAGGACGCCAACCGCGCCGCGCAGAATTTCGCCCGCGCCGCCGGCGGCGAAAGCACCGCCAAGCCGGTGCAGGTGGTCAAGACCGAACTCAACGATCCCTATCGCTCGCTGACCGCGACGCCGCGCTACGTCGCCCAGGTGCTGGCGGTGGTGCTGCTGACCTTCTTCTTCATGGTGTTCGGCGAATCGCTGCAACGCAATGCGATCGCGTTGCTGCCCAATCAGCAGAAGAAAAAACTCACCATCGACATCCTGCATTCGATCGAGCGCGAAATCTCGCGCTACGTGCTGACCATCAGCCTGATCAACAGCGGCCTGGGCCTGGCGCTGGCCTGCGCGCTGTATGCGCTGGGCGTGCCGCTGCAGGAGTCGCTGCTGTGGGGCACGATGGCGGCGATTTTGAATTTCGCGCCGTTCGTGGGGCCGCTGATCGGCATGGCGGTGATGCTGCTGATGGGCTTCGTCGCTTTCGACGATCCAGGCGCGTCGCTGCTGCCGGCGGGCTTGTATCTGTTGCTGCATACCATCGAATCGCAAGTGGTGACGCCGATCGTGCTCGGCCGGCGCATGCGCCTGTCGCCGCTGGTGCTGATGCTGGCGTTGATGTTCTTCGGCTGGCTGTGGGGCATCGTCGGCCTGCTGCTGGCGGTGCCGTTGCTGGTGTGCGTGAAGCTGTTGCTGGCGCGCATCGAAGGCATGGAGGGGTGGTCGAAGTTGATGGAGTGA
- a CDS encoding HAD-IA family hydrolase has protein sequence MSFPVRAITLDLDDTVWPIAPVMLRAEGILDDWLRRHAPNTAQRFPVEAMRALRDEIAAQRPDLAHDFTTQRRLTLEHMLRESGDDIALAKPAFDVFFAARCEVEHYADSEAALQRLAARLPLAALTNGNADLVKIGLMPLFRFQLGAREHGRAKPDASIFHAACSRLELEPAQVLHVGDDIELDIVGGVQAGLRTCWINREERRWPHTHVRPDLEFTTLAELADWLDTAHRTDTAAA, from the coding sequence ATGAGCTTTCCCGTCCGTGCCATCACCCTGGACCTCGACGACACTGTCTGGCCGATCGCGCCGGTCATGCTGCGCGCCGAAGGCATACTCGACGACTGGCTGCGCCGGCACGCGCCCAATACCGCGCAGCGGTTTCCGGTCGAGGCCATGCGCGCGCTGCGCGATGAGATCGCCGCGCAACGGCCCGATCTGGCCCACGACTTCACCACCCAGCGCCGCCTGACCCTGGAACACATGCTGCGCGAGTCCGGCGACGACATCGCCCTGGCCAAGCCTGCCTTCGACGTGTTCTTCGCCGCGCGCTGCGAGGTCGAGCACTACGCCGACAGCGAAGCGGCGCTGCAGCGACTGGCCGCGCGCCTGCCGCTGGCCGCGCTCACCAACGGCAACGCCGATCTGGTCAAGATCGGGCTGATGCCGCTGTTCCGCTTCCAGCTGGGCGCGCGCGAACACGGCCGCGCCAAGCCCGACGCGAGCATCTTCCACGCCGCCTGCTCGCGTCTGGAGCTGGAACCGGCGCAGGTGCTGCATGTCGGCGACGACATCGAGCTCGACATCGTCGGCGGCGTCCAGGCCGGCCTGCGCACGTGCTGGATCAATCGCGAAGAACGCCGCTGGCCGCACACGCACGTGCGGCCCGATCTGGAATTCACCACCCTTGCCGAACTGGCCGACTGGCTGGACACGGCGCATCGCACGGACACCGCAGCCGCATGA
- a CDS encoding leucyl aminopeptidase family protein yields the protein MTLPLGFTSSDADALPLALVGRVGFNAWRDALTPAAAAWAQAQGFDGSAGSVLVLPGEHGELAGAALGIGDALDPYSYGHAPFALPARSWRLQGEHDAAIRDALRLGWGLGSYRFSRYKTPSRAPALLHTDAAADDEVFALLAASVRVRDLVNTPTEHMGPDELEAVSREIAQRFGADIEVIAGDALIAQNFPAIHAVGRASHRAPRLIALRWGDESHPHIAIVGKGVCFDTGGLDLKPADGMRWMKKDMGGAAHAIALAELIMARKLPLRITMLVPAVENAVGPDAFRPGEVIATRQGISVEIDNTDAEGRVILCDALTYAGEQSPELLLDFATLTGAARIALGPDLPALYSNQDEIANQWLDAGAHQRDQVWRMPLWRPYLRYLTSHIADIANGGPSKMAGSVTAALYLERFVPADLAWAHLDVYSWNDADRPGRPAGGEAQGLRAVYAMLKARAAA from the coding sequence ATGACTCTGCCTTTGGGCTTCACCTCTTCCGACGCCGACGCTCTGCCGCTGGCCCTGGTCGGCCGCGTCGGCTTCAACGCCTGGCGCGACGCGCTCACGCCCGCGGCCGCGGCGTGGGCCCAGGCGCAGGGTTTCGACGGCTCCGCCGGCTCCGTGCTGGTCCTGCCCGGCGAACACGGCGAACTCGCCGGCGCCGCGCTCGGCATCGGCGACGCGCTCGATCCCTACTCCTACGGCCACGCGCCGTTCGCGCTGCCGGCCCGCAGCTGGCGGCTGCAGGGCGAGCACGACGCGGCGATCCGCGATGCGTTGCGCCTGGGCTGGGGCCTGGGCAGCTATCGCTTCAGCCGCTACAAGACGCCTTCGCGCGCGCCGGCGCTGTTGCACACCGACGCCGCGGCCGACGACGAAGTCTTCGCCCTGCTCGCGGCCAGCGTGCGCGTGCGCGATCTGGTCAACACCCCGACCGAGCACATGGGCCCGGACGAGCTGGAAGCGGTCTCGCGCGAGATCGCGCAGCGCTTCGGCGCCGATATCGAGGTGATCGCCGGCGATGCGCTGATCGCGCAGAACTTCCCCGCGATCCACGCGGTCGGCCGCGCCTCGCACCGCGCCCCGCGCTTGATCGCGCTGCGCTGGGGCGATGAATCGCATCCGCATATCGCCATCGTCGGCAAGGGCGTGTGCTTCGACACCGGCGGCCTGGATCTCAAGCCCGCCGACGGCATGCGCTGGATGAAGAAGGACATGGGCGGCGCGGCGCACGCGATCGCGCTGGCCGAGCTGATCATGGCGCGCAAGCTGCCGCTGCGGATCACGATGCTGGTGCCGGCGGTCGAGAACGCGGTCGGCCCGGATGCGTTCCGGCCGGGCGAGGTGATCGCCACGCGCCAGGGCATCAGCGTGGAGATCGACAACACCGACGCCGAGGGCCGCGTGATCCTGTGCGATGCGCTGACCTATGCCGGCGAGCAATCGCCCGAGCTGCTGCTGGATTTCGCCACCCTCACCGGCGCGGCGCGGATCGCGCTGGGCCCGGATCTGCCGGCGCTGTATTCCAATCAGGACGAGATCGCCAACCAGTGGCTGGACGCCGGCGCGCATCAGCGCGATCAGGTCTGGCGCATGCCGCTGTGGCGTCCGTATCTGCGCTATCTGACCAGCCACATCGCCGACATCGCCAACGGCGGGCCGTCGAAGATGGCCGGCTCGGTGACCGCGGCGCTGTATCTGGAGCGCTTCGTCCCGGCCGACCTGGCCTGGGCGCACCTGGACGTCTACAGCTGGAACGACGCCGACCGCCCGGGCCGTCCGGCCGGCGGCGAGGCGCAGGGATTGCGTGCGGTGTACGCCATGCTCAAGGCGCGCGCGGCGGCTTGA
- a CDS encoding nucleoside 2-deoxyribosyltransferase domain-containing protein has product MSITFAMATMTLLPSQASETSAPAAAVSVTVRSPQPLPRDGRLTVFLAGSIDMGGSSDWQAQVARELADEGVILLNPRREDWNPAWKPVAQEPEFRRQVEWELTALQRADVIAMYLQPGSQSPVSLLELGLHAGSGKLLLACPEGFWRKGNVDITADRYAVPRYESLPALIEAVRARLAQLRRERPNNAAD; this is encoded by the coding sequence ATGTCGATCACTTTCGCGATGGCGACGATGACGCTGCTCCCGTCCCAGGCAAGCGAAACCTCCGCCCCGGCCGCCGCCGTCTCGGTCACCGTGCGCTCGCCGCAGCCGCTGCCGCGCGACGGCCGGCTGACGGTGTTCCTGGCCGGCAGCATCGACATGGGCGGTTCCAGCGACTGGCAGGCGCAGGTCGCGCGCGAACTCGCCGACGAAGGGGTGATCCTGCTCAATCCGCGCCGCGAGGACTGGAATCCGGCGTGGAAGCCGGTGGCGCAGGAGCCCGAGTTCCGTCGTCAGGTCGAATGGGAACTGACGGCGCTGCAGCGCGCGGACGTGATCGCGATGTATCTGCAGCCCGGCTCGCAGAGCCCGGTGAGTCTGCTGGAACTCGGCCTGCATGCCGGTTCCGGGAAGTTGTTGCTGGCCTGCCCGGAAGGGTTCTGGCGCAAGGGCAATGTCGACATCACCGCCGACCGTTATGCAGTGCCGCGCTATGAGTCGCTGCCGGCCCTGATCGAGGCGGTGCGCGCGCGTCTGGCGCAGCTGCGCCGCGAGCGGCCAAACAACGCGGCGGACTAA
- a CDS encoding DUF11 domain-containing protein, protein MNRLTRFGRRTAWTACVCLMTLAGAAHGNGATTQRAANSTGGVLANGSDGLLVTWGSNSQFQVRLANANQVYSNTALPNSGSMFNSVYLRVDRGTNATTRIYTNADNAAGAPFSTFTQVSQTALAGTGTAASPYTTTTVLQPGAPDNAITVTIVDSYITPQAWFTRRVTVSGMPATGATIKLYQNVDTYLLGGDNGPGFTRTTPGNTSGRPDLVGVLKNNQFEALWWEPSSGTPIWDRYFSATYSQAQSLICNGTTTTTTPCTTGTGNLNNNIDTNASTDNGMAAQWNVPAGAASFTAEYRVTFALSAVDLTKSFAPTTINTGGISTLTFDLANKSVNSTASINFRDNLPANVVVAPTPNIRTSCPSGASMGTGLPAGMTVAAAAGSNSITVTGASVNGASAVGNQVLCQIAVDVTSNTVGVYHNTNSSIVNTNNLVNLVADEVLTVVQAQLTASKTVNGTLAAGQTGAASDGYFSIGLQNNGSGPTVGAITVVDTLPAGFTLTAASSAQGAVNCGTLPATGTVTCTFTPSTPIAVGGSASVRLNVAIAAATSGSPTNHVAVAGGGDPDPLPTCPAAGNPQCAQVTVPVAVNIALSLTKNEVGGATTYTPGSTTTYTLSACNPTGPAVASGATVNDPLPNGVRLTGPWSCTPTGSATCPTSGGAAGDASVQIAGVVLPVGTCINVQVPVRFSANPADY, encoded by the coding sequence ATGAATCGTTTGACCCGCTTCGGTCGCAGGACCGCTTGGACGGCGTGCGTGTGTCTGATGACCTTGGCCGGCGCGGCCCACGGCAACGGTGCCACCACCCAGCGCGCGGCCAACAGCACCGGCGGCGTGCTCGCCAACGGCTCCGACGGTCTGCTGGTGACCTGGGGCAGCAACAGCCAGTTCCAGGTGCGGCTGGCCAACGCCAATCAGGTGTATTCGAACACCGCGCTGCCGAACTCGGGCTCGATGTTCAACAGCGTCTATCTGCGCGTGGACCGCGGCACCAACGCCACCACCCGCATCTACACCAACGCCGACAACGCCGCGGGCGCACCGTTCTCGACCTTCACCCAGGTCTCGCAAACGGCGCTCGCCGGCACCGGCACGGCGGCCTCGCCGTATACGACCACCACGGTGCTGCAGCCCGGAGCTCCGGACAACGCGATCACCGTCACCATCGTCGACAGCTACATCACCCCGCAGGCCTGGTTCACCCGCCGGGTCACGGTAAGCGGCATGCCGGCCACCGGCGCGACGATCAAGCTGTATCAGAACGTCGACACCTATCTGCTGGGCGGCGACAACGGCCCGGGCTTCACCCGCACCACGCCGGGCAACACCAGCGGCCGGCCGGACCTGGTCGGCGTGCTCAAGAACAATCAGTTCGAAGCGCTGTGGTGGGAGCCGTCCTCGGGCACGCCGATCTGGGACCGCTATTTCAGCGCGACCTACAGCCAGGCGCAGTCGTTGATCTGCAACGGCACCACCACCACGACCACGCCCTGCACCACGGGCACCGGCAACCTCAATAACAATATCGATACCAACGCCTCCACCGACAACGGCATGGCCGCGCAGTGGAACGTGCCGGCCGGCGCGGCCAGCTTCACCGCCGAATACCGCGTCACCTTCGCCTTGAGCGCGGTCGATCTCACCAAGAGCTTCGCGCCGACCACGATCAACACCGGCGGTATTTCCACGCTGACCTTCGATCTGGCCAACAAGAGCGTCAACTCCACCGCCAGCATCAACTTCCGCGACAATCTGCCGGCCAACGTGGTGGTCGCGCCGACGCCGAACATCCGCACCAGCTGCCCCTCGGGCGCCAGCATGGGCACCGGCCTGCCCGCGGGCATGACCGTCGCCGCGGCCGCCGGCAGCAACTCGATCACGGTGACCGGCGCCAGCGTCAACGGCGCCAGCGCGGTCGGCAATCAGGTCCTCTGCCAGATCGCCGTGGACGTCACTTCGAACACGGTCGGCGTCTACCACAACACCAATTCCAGCATCGTCAACACCAACAACCTGGTGAATCTGGTCGCCGACGAAGTGCTGACCGTGGTGCAGGCGCAGTTGACCGCGAGCAAGACCGTCAACGGCACCCTCGCCGCCGGCCAGACCGGTGCGGCCAGCGATGGCTATTTCTCGATCGGTCTGCAGAACAACGGCAGCGGCCCGACCGTGGGCGCGATCACCGTGGTCGATACCTTGCCGGCCGGCTTCACCCTGACGGCGGCATCGAGCGCGCAGGGCGCGGTCAACTGCGGCACCTTGCCGGCGACCGGCACGGTGACCTGCACCTTCACCCCGTCCACGCCGATCGCGGTCGGCGGCAGCGCCAGCGTGCGCTTGAACGTGGCGATCGCCGCGGCGACCAGCGGTTCGCCGACCAACCACGTCGCGGTCGCCGGCGGCGGCGATCCCGATCCGCTGCCGACCTGCCCCGCCGCGGGCAATCCGCAGTGCGCGCAGGTGACGGTGCCGGTCGCGGTCAACATCGCCCTGAGCCTGACCAAGAACGAGGTCGGCGGCGCCACCACCTACACCCCGGGCAGCACCACCACCTACACCCTGAGCGCCTGCAATCCGACCGGCCCGGCCGTGGCCAGCGGCGCCACGGTCAACGATCCGCTGCCCAACGGCGTGCGCCTTACCGGCCCGTGGTCCTGCACCCCGACCGGCTCCGCCACCTGCCCCACCAGCGGCGGCGCGGCCGGCGACGCCAGTGTGCAGATCGCCGGAGTGGTCCTGCCGGTCGGCACCTGCATCAATGTGCAGGTGCCGGTGCGGTTCAGCGCGAACCCGGCCGACTACTGA